Proteins encoded in a region of the Nonomuraea helvata genome:
- a CDS encoding sporulation protein, with product MVFRKLMAAFGAGVEVDTVLTNTGVRPGELLRGVVHFRGGNSDYKVEGIYIDLTAVVEVESGDNEYKTTYSFLRQQVAGTFQLAAGAQHQQPFEIAIPWETPISAIAGHPLHGMKLGVQTELALAGALDKGDLDPLFVSPLPAQDHVIGALDRLGFQFKKADLERGTLYGSTMPFFQEIEYYAGGQWRRHFNELELTFIAGPRQMDVILEADKRGGFLTSSHDAYNRFTVRYDDPPHAADAALQHGLEAMARHRGWF from the coding sequence ATGGTGTTCCGCAAGTTAATGGCCGCGTTCGGCGCGGGCGTCGAAGTCGACACGGTGCTGACCAACACCGGCGTGCGCCCCGGCGAGCTCCTGCGCGGCGTCGTCCACTTCCGTGGCGGCAACTCCGACTACAAGGTCGAGGGCATCTACATCGACCTGACCGCCGTGGTGGAGGTCGAGTCGGGCGACAACGAGTACAAGACGACCTACAGCTTCCTGCGCCAGCAGGTCGCGGGGACGTTCCAGCTGGCCGCGGGCGCGCAGCACCAGCAGCCGTTCGAGATCGCGATCCCGTGGGAGACGCCGATCAGCGCCATCGCCGGGCACCCGCTGCACGGCATGAAGCTGGGCGTCCAGACGGAGCTGGCGCTGGCGGGCGCGCTCGACAAGGGCGACCTCGACCCGCTGTTCGTCAGCCCGCTGCCGGCGCAGGACCACGTGATCGGCGCGCTCGACCGGCTGGGCTTCCAGTTCAAGAAGGCCGACCTGGAGCGCGGCACGCTGTACGGCTCGACGATGCCGTTCTTCCAGGAGATCGAGTACTACGCGGGCGGGCAGTGGCGGCGCCACTTCAACGAGCTGGAGCTGACGTTCATCGCCGGGCCGCGGCAGATGGACGTCATCCTGGAGGCCGACAAGCGGGGCGGCTTCCTGACCTCGAGCCACGACGCCTACAACCGCTTCACCGTGCGCTACGACGACCCGCCGCACGCGGCGGACGCGGCGCTGCAGCACGGCCTGGAGGCGATGGCCCGCCACCGCGGCTGGTTCTGA
- a CDS encoding inositol monophosphatase, translating into MDLDHARTVAVQAAEAAGALLLEGTRGTVGVQAKGDAGDVVTDLDLASEKLLLERILTAYPSHTVIAEESGLVGAAGGEWTWLVDPLDGTNNVAIGLPAYVVGVALCQGGRPVLGVVHDPVSAHTWSAIRGRGALSAPAGSPSGVRLAPPYAPSPHGPLLAWTQGYDVSRGDVAAHALKSALELNARRVLQLWAPLLSWAMLARGDIDGIVGYRAEAVDLPAGALLAREAGIEIRALDGGPFEECFDGTPEDRSFVAAHPRAMPRLLSLLE; encoded by the coding sequence ATGGACCTGGATCACGCCCGCACGGTCGCCGTCCAAGCCGCCGAGGCCGCGGGAGCGCTCCTCCTGGAGGGCACGCGGGGCACGGTCGGCGTCCAGGCCAAGGGGGATGCCGGCGACGTGGTGACCGATCTCGACCTGGCCTCGGAGAAGCTGCTGCTGGAGCGCATCCTGACGGCGTACCCGTCGCACACGGTGATCGCCGAGGAGTCGGGGCTGGTCGGGGCCGCGGGCGGCGAGTGGACGTGGCTGGTCGACCCGCTCGACGGCACCAACAACGTGGCGATCGGCCTGCCCGCTTATGTGGTGGGCGTGGCGCTGTGCCAGGGCGGGCGTCCCGTGCTCGGAGTGGTGCACGACCCGGTCTCCGCGCACACGTGGTCGGCGATCCGCGGGCGCGGCGCCCTGTCCGCTCCGGCGGGATCGCCCTCAGGGGTACGGCTGGCGCCCCCGTACGCGCCGAGCCCGCACGGGCCGCTGCTGGCCTGGACCCAGGGCTACGACGTGTCGAGGGGCGACGTGGCGGCGCATGCGCTGAAGTCGGCGCTGGAGCTGAACGCGCGCAGGGTGCTGCAGCTGTGGGCGCCGCTGCTGTCGTGGGCGATGCTGGCGCGCGGCGACATCGACGGCATCGTGGGCTACCGGGCCGAGGCGGTGGACCTGCCGGCGGGCGCGCTGCTGGCCAGGGAGGCGGGCATCGAGATCAGGGCGCTGGACGGCGGGCCGTTCGAGGAGTGCTTCGACGGCACGCCCGAGGACCGCAGCTTCGTCGCCGCCCACCCGCGGGCCATGCCCCGGCTGCTCTCCCTCCTCGAATGA
- a CDS encoding SLC13 family permease, producing the protein MWRRLGVLDRIRIGLLGLGVVAVPTGLLPWKAAADSLDEIWPLLIFLVAIIVLAELTKEAQVFDAIAARMAVLGRGNYAALFFLCTAFASFITIFLNLDTTAVLLTPVMLALAPKARIAALPLAMTTIWLANTASLLLPVSNLTNLLGMEKIGLDAQEFAARMWAPQLASIAVTMAFLWAFYWRRGERRDLRYTPPLLEPVADRVLFGAASAGCLLFIVLLLLKAHVAVAATAAAVIVVAAFLVRARKRLTLSLIPWQLVIFVTGLFLVVPTLSRHGLSDLMTWMIGTEGDPYRTAAVGAGLSNTINNLPAYKAVETVIPPTSQDQLLALLAGTNVGPVITPWASLATLLWFESCRRHEVKVPMGRFLLTGTGLAVVGLLATVWALVHFG; encoded by the coding sequence GTGTGGCGGCGTCTTGGCGTGCTCGACAGGATCAGGATCGGGCTCCTCGGTCTCGGTGTGGTGGCCGTGCCGACCGGGCTGCTGCCGTGGAAGGCGGCGGCCGACAGCCTGGACGAGATCTGGCCGCTGCTGATCTTCCTGGTGGCGATCATCGTGCTGGCCGAGCTCACCAAGGAGGCTCAGGTCTTCGACGCCATCGCGGCGAGAATGGCGGTGCTCGGGCGTGGCAACTACGCCGCGCTCTTCTTTCTTTGCACCGCTTTTGCGTCATTTATCACGATATTTCTGAACTTGGACACGACGGCGGTGCTGCTCACCCCCGTCATGCTCGCCCTGGCCCCCAAGGCCCGCATCGCCGCCCTCCCTCTGGCCATGACCACGATCTGGCTGGCCAACACCGCGAGCCTGCTGCTCCCCGTCTCCAACCTGACGAACCTCCTGGGCATGGAGAAGATCGGCCTGGACGCCCAGGAGTTCGCCGCGCGCATGTGGGCGCCGCAGCTCGCCTCGATCGCGGTGACGATGGCGTTCCTGTGGGCGTTCTACTGGCGCCGCGGCGAGCGGCGCGACCTGCGCTACACGCCGCCGCTGCTGGAGCCGGTGGCCGACCGCGTGCTGTTCGGGGCCGCGTCGGCGGGCTGCCTGCTCTTCATCGTCCTGCTGCTGCTCAAGGCGCACGTGGCCGTCGCCGCCACGGCAGCGGCCGTGATCGTCGTGGCGGCCTTCCTGGTACGCGCCCGCAAGCGCCTGACGTTGAGCCTCATCCCGTGGCAGCTCGTCATCTTCGTCACCGGGCTGTTCCTCGTGGTGCCCACGCTCAGCAGGCACGGCCTGTCCGACCTGATGACGTGGATGATCGGCACGGAGGGCGACCCGTACCGCACGGCCGCCGTCGGGGCCGGGCTCTCCAACACGATCAACAACCTGCCCGCGTACAAGGCCGTCGAGACCGTCATCCCGCCCACGAGTCAGGACCAGTTGCTGGCCCTGCTGGCGGGCACCAACGTGGGCCCGGTCATCACGCCGTGGGCGTCGCTGGCCACGCTGCTGTGGTTCGAGTCGTGCCGCCGGCACGAGGTCAAGGTGCCGATGGGCCGCTTCTTGCTCACCGGCACGGGCCTGGCCGTGGTGGGCCTGCTCGCCACGGTGTGGGCGCTGGTGCACTTCGGCTGA